Genomic segment of Pontibacter liquoris:
GTATGTTTGTTACGAGTATAAACCCGTAGTAGGTATAAAATTTTGCAGATTATTTTTGGTTATACTTATGAAGAATGAGTAAGCGACCGGAAATAAAGAATTAGGAACCTGTACCGGAAGTCAGCATTAAAAAACACCTGGCAGGCACATACCAATAAACCCTTGTGCCTGACAAGGCACAAGGGTTTATTGCATAAAGTATAAAACGGGTGGGCTAGCTAAAAATATGGTAGGTGATAAAAGCCATCACATAGGCAAGGCCACTCATGTATAAGAGCTGCGCCGCAGGCCAGGTCCAGCTCTTTGTTTCGCGGCGCACAATGGCCAGCGTGCTCACGCACTGCATGGCAAAAAGGTAAAAGATCATCAGCGAGAAACTACGGGCCGGGGTGAAGAAAGGATCGCCGTTGGCATCTTTCTCCGACATCAGCTTTTCCTTTATCGTGCTCACGTTCTCCTCCTCGCCTATACTATAAATGGTCGAGATCGTGCCCACAAACACCTCGCGGGCAGCAAAAGAAGTAAGCAGGGCAATTCCGATCTTCCAGTCGTAACCCAGCGGGCGGATAGCAGGCTCTATGGTACGGCCAATGATACCGGCATAGGAACTCTCGAGCTGGTAAGAGGCTATCTTATTCTCGGTCTGTAGTGGGGTCAGGTTGTTTGCTTTGGCTTCGGCTATCGCCTGCACTCTGGCCTGCTCAAAATTGTTGCCAGGCCCATAAGAGGCCAGCACCCAAAGTATAACCGAAATAGCCACAATGACCTTACCTGCTTCAAAAACAAAAGCTTTGGATTTCTCTATGATCGTGATGCCCACATTCTTCCAGCGCGGCATTTTGTAGACCGGGAACTCCATAATGAAGTAGCTGCGTTCCCGGGCTTTGAGAATGGTTTTGAGCAGCAGCGCGGAGAAAATAGCCGCTAGAAAGCCGATCAGGTAAAGCCCCATCAGTACCAGGCCCTGCAGGTTCATAAACCCGAAGTAGTATTTGTCGGGCACTACCAGGGCAATCAGCACCGTGTATACCGGAATGCGGGCCGAACAGCTCATCAGCGGCGTCACAAAGATGGTGATCATGCGGTCTTTCCAGTTCTCGATGGTACGCGCCGACATGATGGCGGGCACCGCACAGGCTACCCCCGAGATCAGCGGCACCACACTTTTGCCGTTCAGGCCAAATTTGCGCATGATCTTGTCCATCATAAACGTCACGCGCGCCATATAGCCGGTTTCCTCCAGAATGGATATAAACGCGAACAGAATGGCGATCTGCGGCACAAATACCAGCACACCGCCCAGTCCGGCAATTACGCCTTCGGTCAGCAGGTTAATAAGCGGGCCATCAAAGTTATCCTGTATCAGGCCATTAAGGCTGGTAATTCCCCGGTCGATCAGGTCCATGGGATAGCTGGCCCAGGCAAAGATAGCCTGGAAGATCAGGAACAGGATGGCAAAAAAGATCAGGTACCCAAATACCTTGTGCGTGAGCACCTGGTCGAGGCGGTTGCTGAACTTCTCGTCCTTGTCTACTTTCTCCACGCGCACCACATCCAGCAGCAGCTCGTTGATGCGGGTATAACGGGCAATGGTTTCGTTGGCCTGCTGAGCATGCGAGTGGAAATCCACGGCCTCCAGCACACCCGCGATCCAGGCGACATCCTCTTCCGATAAAAATTTAAGGCTTTTATACTGATGGGCGTAGTGCAGGGCCTGGTAATCGTTGCGGAGCTGAAACCGCTGACGTATGCTTTGCACCACAGGAATCAGCTCGTCGGGGATTTCATAAAAGCTAACCCGGGAGGCTTCCAGCTGCTGCGACATGATGATCTTGAGGGCGGCAATGCCTATTCCCTTGCGGGCATTCATCGGGATGATGGGCACGCCCAGCTCACGGTGCAGGGCAGGCACGTCGATCTTAACGCCTTCGCTCTCGGCCACATCCACCATGTTCAGCGCCAGCACCACCGGAATCTTCAGATCAGCTAGCTGGGTGTACAGCAGCAGGTTGCGCTTCAGGTTAGAGGCGTCGGCCGTTACGATGACCAGGTCTGGAAAATGGCGCGAGGCCGGATCATAAAGCAGGTCAATGATCACGCGCTCATCCAGCGACTTAGGGTATAAGCTATAGGTGCCCGGCAGGTCAATGATCTGCACTTTGTGGGTAGGCGAAAGCTGGCAATAGCCTGTTTTTTTATCTACCGTTACCCCCGGAAAGTTGCCCACCTTCTGGTTAAGGCCCGTCAGTTGGTTAAAAAGAGACGATTTACCGGAGTTCGGGTTCCCGATCAGCGCTACTTTGGAGACTAAAGGAGGAACTGCAGCCTGCTTGGCCTGCACTTCTTGTGGCTGGATCGTGGCAGTGGTCATGAGGCGCGGGGGATTACTTCTTCAGCAAAATGGTTTCGGCTTCGTCTAAACGCAACGACAGGGTATAATCGTTAACAATAATGGTGATGGGATCACCAAAAGGAGCGCGGCTGTTCAGTTTTACTTCCGTACCAGGAATACAGCCCATTTCCAAAAGCTTAAGACCCATTTCCGGGTCGCTTAGACAACAGATCACACCGCGTTCCCCGATCTTGAGGTCGCGCACGCTTTTCTGTTCTTTTTGCTCTTCTGCCCTTTTTCGCACCGCTCGTTGTTTTTATTTAGACTGTTTATAAACAACTGCAAGTTACAAGGTGTTCACCTTTAAAGCAAAAGTTTTAAGTTAATGTACTGAGGGGTTAATGGGATAATGTGCCGATGTAGTAAGTATAAACTGAAAACGAGGCCCTATAGCAGTATAACTCTCTCCTGGCGCGAGCCTCTGCTTGCACCAAGGAGGAAATCATTTTCACATCTTCAAATCTGAAAACCGCTACTCTGCGAAAAACACCCGTTTTACGCGGGTGCTCACGTTGGTGAGCAGCTCGTAGGGAATGGTGCCAATAGCGTTGGCCAGCTCTACCAGCGTGAGCTGTGGCCCGAACACGATCACCTCATCGCCGGCTTTTACTTGTAGCCCGGTAACATCTACCATACACATATCCATGCACACATTGCCGATAAGCGGGCGGCGCTGCCCCTGCACAAGTACTTGACCCACGCCATTGCTGAAACGGCGGTCGTAGCCATCAGCATACCCGATGGCGATGGTAGCAATGGTTTTAGCCACATCAGCAATGCCTTTGCGGCTATAGCCCACTGTTTCACCGGCGTTTATACTTTTCACTTGCGATACGGTGGTTTTGAGTGTGCTGACCGGCCGCAGCGCCTCCTGTTCCGAACCGGTTGCCTCCACGCCGTACAGGCCGATGCCCAGCCGCACCATGTCCAGCTGGTGTTCCGGAAAGCGCACAATGCCTGCCGAATTTAGAATGTGCTTCGTGACCGAATACCCCAGCCTTGCCTCCACTTCCGTAGCCATACTTCTGAAAGTGGCAATCTGCTGCTGCGAAAAATCGTTGTGCAGGGCTTCGTCGGCACCGGCCAGGTGGCTGAAGGCGCTCACCACCTGTACCTGCGGGTACTGCTGCAGCAAGTCAAAAAGGGCTTCGAAATCCTCGCTGACAAATCCCAGCCGGTGCATGCCCGTGTCGAGCTTCAGGTGGATCTTATACTTGTTGCCCTCCTCCAGCGACGCCACAAAGGCCTGCAGTTGCTCCAGGGCATATATTTCCGGCTCCAGGGTATACTGCTGCAGCTTGGCAAAGCTGTCGGGCGCGGGGTTCATGACCATGATGGGGAGCGTGATTCCGTGCTCGCGCAGCATCACGCCTTCATCGGCGTAAGCCACGGCCAGGTAATCCACACGGTGGAACTGCAGCAGGTTGGCCACTTCGAAGCTGCCGCTGCCATAAGCAAAGGCTTTGACCATCACCATCAGTTTGGTATCGGGCATTAGCCTGGAGCGGTAAAAGTTCAGGTTATGCACCAGCGCATCCAGGTTTACTTCCAGCACCGTGCCGTGCACCTTCTGCTGAAACGCCTGCACGATCTTCTCAAACCCGAACACGCGCGCGCCTTTCACCAGGATCACCTCATTGCGGAAGTTCGCTGAATCAAAGGCTTTCAAAAAATCAGCTGTGGAAGTATAAAAAACGGCCTCCCCGAAAAGGTGCCTATACTTGCTGATGACCGGGCCGATGCCAATCAGGCGTTGCACGCGGTGCGGCTGCACCAACTCCGCTACCTGCTTATACAAGGCTTCCTCCGCCAGGCCCGACTCTAGCAGATCCGAAAGTATGAGCGTATGAGCGCCGCGCTGCGGCTGGCTGGCCTGCAGGTTCAGGGCGATGGCCAGGCCTCCCAGGTCGTTGTTATAGGTATCGTCGATGAGGTAGCAGCCGTTAATGGCTTCTTTCATTTCCAGGCGCATGGCCACCGGGTGCAGGCGGTCGAGGCGGTCCTGTATTTCGGAGAGCGGCAGGCTCCGCTGCAGCAGCACCGCCAGGCAGTGCAGGGCATTCTCCACCGAGGCTTCGTCGGTGAACGGGAGGGCCAGCCGCTGTTTTTGGCCCAGGTAAGTATACACCACAATGGTGCGGTGGCCGGCAGTAGTCGTGGCATTTATCGTGACGTCTGCCTCCTGCCGGCGTCCCCAGGTAAAGGTATTTATACTTTGGCGCTGCACGGCCTGGTGCACGAGCGTATGATCGGCACAGTAAAAGAGCAGCTCCACGTGGGCAAACAGCTTCAGCTTTTCAGCTACCTTCTGCTCCAGAGAAGCAAAGCCTTCGTTGTGGGCGCTGCCAATGTTGGTAAATAGGCCCAGGGTAGGCCGGATGATCTGCTGCAGCTTTTCCATCTCGCCGGGCAGCGAAATGCCGGCTTCAAAAATAGCCAGGGTATGATTGGCATTGAGCTGCCACACACTCAGCGGCACGCCCAGCTGCGAGTTGTAACTGCGCGGGCTTTTTACCACCAGCTCATCGGGGCTCAGCAATTGTGCAAGCCACTCCTTTACGATCGTTTTGCCGTTGCTGCCTGTTACCCCGATCACCGGGATTTGGAACTGCTGCCGGTGCCAGGCGGCTACCTGCTGCAGCGCCTGCAGGCTATCCTTCACCAGCAAAATGGATGCTTCGGGGTATAGGTGCGTTAGCGCTGCAGGCTCGCCCTGCTCCACCACAAAGGTGCGCACGCCCTGCCGGTATAGCTGCGACAAGTACTTATGCCCGTCGTTATACTTGCCCCGGATGGCAAAAAACACCGTGCCCGCCGGCTGCGAGAGCTTGCGGCTGTCGGTGAGCAGATGCACCACCGGCTGGGGCTGCACCACCTGCACCTCCCGGCCCTGTGTAATAGATGAAAGCTGCTGAAAAGAGAGCATGGCTACGGATTTATTCCTGCGCCAAAGATAGGCGGGGGAGCTACAAAGTTAGAAAGTTAAGAAGTTAGAAAGTTAAAAAGTTAGCAGGTGAGAAGTGAAACAGAGGCAATGTAACAGGGATTACCCTTGAGCTATACGAACTGTTACGGGCAAGTAGCCAGCCAGGCAACCTTTCAGCAATTTAGCTAACCGCAACAATTAACAACCGGCAATTCTCTACCTTTGCACACCTTTTACCTGCATTTTTACCTATGAAACCAACAGACACCCGACCCTACTTTGCAGCGGGCATTGCGGCATTCGTTATCTGGGGCTTTATCCCGTTTCCGCTGAAGGCCCTGGCTGCTTACCCCAGCGGGCAGATCTTATACTTCCGGGTAGCCTCCGCGTTGGTCGTGCTGCTGGTTATTTCGCTGGTTTTCCGCCGCCGTAAGCTGCTGAGTACCTTTGCCGCGCTGCAAACCGCCGGCCCGCGGGAGAAGCGCACCTTTATAGGTTATACTTTGCTGGGCGGCCTGCTGCTGACAATTAACTGGCTTACGTTCATTTACATAATCAACCACATCAACATCCAGACCGGCTCTTTTTCCTACCTGCTCTGCCCTATTATCACGGCGGTGCTGGGCTTTTTGCTGCTAAAAGAGAAGCTGCGGCTAAACCAGTGGCTGGCCATCGGCCTGAGTGCGCTGAGCTGCGCCCTGATAGGCTCCGGCGAGCTGACAAGCCTGGTGTTTAGTTTGCTGACCGCCTTCAGTTATGCCTTTTACCTCATCACGCAGCGTATTCTGAAGAACTACGATAAAATTGTGCTGCTTACCCTGCAGCTGTTGCTTTCCTTCGCCCTGATCGGCCCTTTTTACAGCTACTTCAAAGGCGATAGCATGGTCATGTTAGATACTCATTTTTTCCTGAACATCGGTATGCTGAGCCTAGTCTTTACCGTGCTGCCGCTGTTTTTGAACCTGTTTGCGCTCAAAGAGCTTACCTCCGGCTCCATTGGCATTTTGATGTATATCAACCCGATCCTGAACTTTGTGATGGCCTTTTTATACTTTAATGAACATACCACGACAACAAAAGTGGCTGCTTATGTGCTCATCTTCATCTCGGTGATCCTCTATAATATTAACCTGAAAGGCCGCAAGAAAAGCGGCGACGGGTTGGTGATCCCGCCTGTGGGCACAACCGCCATCCGGCCATAAAAAATCCCCGCCAACGTATGCTGGCGGGGATTTTTGCTTTTAGTTGTCTTTTACTGCTTTGGCTTAGGCTGCTGGCTGTTCTCTTTCGCTTTCTGCTCATCCAGTTCGTGCATGGCCCGGTTAGCTGAGTCCTGGTTGGACTTCATCTCGTTGCCAAACTGGTCGGCCTGCTCGCCGGTAACCGATGTATCGCCAATGGCTGCCGGACGTGGCTCATTTAAATGCTCCGCATCGGTTTCGTCTACAATGGCTTCGGAAGTGCTGGTATCGTCTGTCGGGTTCGATTCAGGTCGTTCGCCGCCATTGCAGCCAAAGCCAACCACAGCTGCAAAAGCCACTGCTACGCCGGTTTTAAGTATATGTGCTGTTGTTTTCATGTCTGTTTTAAGTTTAGTCCTGAGCTATTTTTAACGGCCAGCAAGGCGTTATGGTTATCCCGCGTAGGCAATGCCACTTTGTGCCCGGCCTCATTCCGGTGCAATTTCAAGGCCGCACCTGCTTTTACTAATCCTGCCGCGGTATGAAAACTCAGAAGCCAACTCCCACCATCAGGCCTGTTCGGGCGCGGTTACCCTCCTGAAACGAGGTAATAAAATCGATGCGCATTACTTTAAAGATGTGCTCGATGCCCAGCCCCAGCTCCAGGTAATTGCCCGATGCGCGGGTGTTGAGGTAATTGAGGCTGACCACTTCCTGCCACTTCAGCCGCCGGAACAGCGGGATCTTGTTGAACACAAAGCCGTTGAAATGATGTTCGTAGTGCCCCTCCAGGTAGCTGTGACTGGTGCTGTAGCGGTAATAATCCAGTAGCTGGAAGCCCTCGTAGGTGCCGGCAAACAGGGTGCGGTTGCCATTAAAATGCTTGTAATCCATCAGGTACATCTTGTCGCGGCTAAAGAAGGTGCCGCCTCCCAGGCTATACCTGCTGCTGCCCAAAAGGCCAAAACCCATATCGTCGCTCACCCGGATGGCCGCCGTGCTGAACCTGGTATCGCCGCCCAACGCGTTTATACCTGCGCGGTAGCCCAACGCTATGGTAGGGTAGCGCGAGCCCAGGTTAATTTTGTCATCCGGCCGGCTCATGTACTCCTGCCCTGGCCGCAGGCTAAGGTTGAGGGCGAGCGTAAGCGCCTGGTGCGGCAGGAAAGTGGCATCGGTCAATTCGGCGTTTACCGGCACGTTGGAGGTAAAATGAGTCCCCGAAGCATCGCGCAAAGTATACTCGGCCGTGTTCTGCAACGGCAGGCGGTGGGCATAATCCAGGATACCGCTAAGCGAGACGCCATTCCACAGCTCGCTTCGCCAGTTTACACGGCCATAGTCGCGCTGGTATAGCTTCATGTAGTTTTGCCCGGCCACCAGCGTGTACACGGTATTTACAAAAGGCGAGATCGGGTTCAGGTTATTGATCTGCTCTACGTAACGGCCGCCTTCCACCGAAATGGTGCTGTTCTTAAACGGCTCGTAAAGATAGCTGAGCTGCAGCCGGGCGTTTAATTTCTGGTTAGAGAAGCCGTAGCGCACGGCCGGTGCTATACTATACCTGCGGCGGTCTTCAAAGCGTTTGCTATAGGCTACGCGCAGGTCGGCCACCACACCTTCCACAGTATTATACTGCAGGATGCTGGAGCCACCTGTTAAACTCAGGAGCGGATCGAAACTGAAGTACCTGTTTTGGAAGGAATTGGAATAGGTATAGCCGCCTACCAGGAAACTGCCAAAAGAAGGCTTGTTACGCACCCGGTCCAGCGAGTCCTGGTAAGGCCGTGAATTTTTGATGACCTCCAGGCTGTCTTTTTTGTGATAATCAGTTACTTCTTCCTGGGTGAGCGGCACGGGCCGAATGGCCGCCCAGTAAGCAGAGTCCCGCTTGTTGGCTTCTCTCTCTACCACCAAAATCTCTTTGCTGAACATCTTGTCGTTGGAGGCCTGCGGCTGAGCTTCAGGCGCTGCCTCGCGGGGCTTTATCACTTTGAGCTTTGGCTTTTTGGCAGGCCGTGCATCGGCCAGCGTCGCATCCGGCGCCGGCTCAGGCGCTATTTCTTCTACCCTGGGCGGCGTGGTATAGGCCGGCTGCACGCTATAATTAGAGTATACGCCCGTAACGTAACCGCTGCCTTTAAAGCCCAGCCCAGCCCCTTCAAAACTGAACCGCTGCGATACGGGCATCCATACTTCTTTGGCTACTGGCGCATACACCTGCCGTACGCGTATAAAATCCACAAAATCGATACCGGCCGCTTTTGTCAGTTTCAGGTCGGTGCTATGGATGCGCCAGCTGCCGTCCACAATGTAGATGCTGCCCGCAAAGACCGGGTCGTGGGCGCGGCGCGGAATGACTTTTATTTTGTTGATGGTGCGGCCGTTTTCCTGGAAAGTGCCCAGATACTCGAAGCGGTAATAAAAGAAGGCATTGTTAGCTAGCGGCGACACAAACCCGCGCTCGCTGAGGCCCTGCACCTTGAGCAGGTT
This window contains:
- the feoB gene encoding ferrous iron transport protein B; the protein is MTTATIQPQEVQAKQAAVPPLVSKVALIGNPNSGKSSLFNQLTGLNQKVGNFPGVTVDKKTGYCQLSPTHKVQIIDLPGTYSLYPKSLDERVIIDLLYDPASRHFPDLVIVTADASNLKRNLLLYTQLADLKIPVVLALNMVDVAESEGVKIDVPALHRELGVPIIPMNARKGIGIAALKIIMSQQLEASRVSFYEIPDELIPVVQSIRQRFQLRNDYQALHYAHQYKSLKFLSEEDVAWIAGVLEAVDFHSHAQQANETIARYTRINELLLDVVRVEKVDKDEKFSNRLDQVLTHKVFGYLIFFAILFLIFQAIFAWASYPMDLIDRGITSLNGLIQDNFDGPLINLLTEGVIAGLGGVLVFVPQIAILFAFISILEETGYMARVTFMMDKIMRKFGLNGKSVVPLISGVACAVPAIMSARTIENWKDRMITIFVTPLMSCSARIPVYTVLIALVVPDKYYFGFMNLQGLVLMGLYLIGFLAAIFSALLLKTILKARERSYFIMEFPVYKMPRWKNVGITIIEKSKAFVFEAGKVIVAISVILWVLASYGPGNNFEQARVQAIAEAKANNLTPLQTENKIASYQLESSYAGIIGRTIEPAIRPLGYDWKIGIALLTSFAAREVFVGTISTIYSIGEEENVSTIKEKLMSEKDANGDPFFTPARSFSLMIFYLFAMQCVSTLAIVRRETKSWTWPAAQLLYMSGLAYVMAFITYHIFS
- a CDS encoding EamA family transporter; the protein is MKPTDTRPYFAAGIAAFVIWGFIPFPLKALAAYPSGQILYFRVASALVVLLVISLVFRRRKLLSTFAALQTAGPREKRTFIGYTLLGGLLLTINWLTFIYIINHINIQTGSFSYLLCPIITAVLGFLLLKEKLRLNQWLAIGLSALSCALIGSGELTSLVFSLLTAFSYAFYLITQRILKNYDKIVLLTLQLLLSFALIGPFYSYFKGDSMVMLDTHFFLNIGMLSLVFTVLPLFLNLFALKELTSGSIGILMYINPILNFVMAFLYFNEHTTTTKVAAYVLIFISVILYNINLKGRKKSGDGLVIPPVGTTAIRP
- a CDS encoding DUF5686 and carboxypeptidase regulatory-like domain-containing protein, which produces MRYPLLLLLLLLFLPALSMAGALHGRITDENNKGLPFASIYIKETASGTASNEQGSYQLQLSPGTYTLEFKYVGYRARTETVTIGEAPQELNVQLLPEVLNLKEVVVRAADEDPAYAIMRQAIRLRKYHRDEVNAWSARVYMKAVGRMDKVPSKVLGIKMVDVDTGIVYLSESVSELRFKKPDKVHERMISSRVSGQKKGFSFNQASEMDISFYDNLLKVQGLSERGFVSPLANNAFFYYRFEYLGTFQENGRTINKIKVIPRRAHDPVFAGSIYIVDGSWRIHSTDLKLTKAAGIDFVDFIRVRQVYAPVAKEVWMPVSQRFSFEGAGLGFKGSGYVTGVYSNYSVQPAYTTPPRVEEIAPEPAPDATLADARPAKKPKLKVIKPREAAPEAQPQASNDKMFSKEILVVEREANKRDSAYWAAIRPVPLTQEEVTDYHKKDSLEVIKNSRPYQDSLDRVRNKPSFGSFLVGGYTYSNSFQNRYFSFDPLLSLTGGSSILQYNTVEGVVADLRVAYSKRFEDRRRYSIAPAVRYGFSNQKLNARLQLSYLYEPFKNSTISVEGGRYVEQINNLNPISPFVNTVYTLVAGQNYMKLYQRDYGRVNWRSELWNGVSLSGILDYAHRLPLQNTAEYTLRDASGTHFTSNVPVNAELTDATFLPHQALTLALNLSLRPGQEYMSRPDDKINLGSRYPTIALGYRAGINALGGDTRFSTAAIRVSDDMGFGLLGSSRYSLGGGTFFSRDKMYLMDYKHFNGNRTLFAGTYEGFQLLDYYRYSTSHSYLEGHYEHHFNGFVFNKIPLFRRLKWQEVVSLNYLNTRASGNYLELGLGIEHIFKVMRIDFITSFQEGNRARTGLMVGVGF
- a CDS encoding bifunctional UDP-N-acetylmuramoyl-tripeptide:D-alanyl-D-alanine ligase/alanine racemase is translated as MLSFQQLSSITQGREVQVVQPQPVVHLLTDSRKLSQPAGTVFFAIRGKYNDGHKYLSQLYRQGVRTFVVEQGEPAALTHLYPEASILLVKDSLQALQQVAAWHRQQFQIPVIGVTGSNGKTIVKEWLAQLLSPDELVVKSPRSYNSQLGVPLSVWQLNANHTLAIFEAGISLPGEMEKLQQIIRPTLGLFTNIGSAHNEGFASLEQKVAEKLKLFAHVELLFYCADHTLVHQAVQRQSINTFTWGRRQEADVTINATTTAGHRTIVVYTYLGQKQRLALPFTDEASVENALHCLAVLLQRSLPLSEIQDRLDRLHPVAMRLEMKEAINGCYLIDDTYNNDLGGLAIALNLQASQPQRGAHTLILSDLLESGLAEEALYKQVAELVQPHRVQRLIGIGPVISKYRHLFGEAVFYTSTADFLKAFDSANFRNEVILVKGARVFGFEKIVQAFQQKVHGTVLEVNLDALVHNLNFYRSRLMPDTKLMVMVKAFAYGSGSFEVANLLQFHRVDYLAVAYADEGVMLREHGITLPIMVMNPAPDSFAKLQQYTLEPEIYALEQLQAFVASLEEGNKYKIHLKLDTGMHRLGFVSEDFEALFDLLQQYPQVQVVSAFSHLAGADEALHNDFSQQQIATFRSMATEVEARLGYSVTKHILNSAGIVRFPEHQLDMVRLGIGLYGVEATGSEQEALRPVSTLKTTVSQVKSINAGETVGYSRKGIADVAKTIATIAIGYADGYDRRFSNGVGQVLVQGQRRPLIGNVCMDMCMVDVTGLQVKAGDEVIVFGPQLTLVELANAIGTIPYELLTNVSTRVKRVFFAE
- a CDS encoding FeoA family protein — its product is MRKRAEEQKEQKSVRDLKIGERGVICCLSDPEMGLKLLEMGCIPGTEVKLNSRAPFGDPITIIVNDYTLSLRLDEAETILLKK